A portion of the Psilocybe cubensis strain MGC-MH-2018 chromosome 10, whole genome shotgun sequence genome contains these proteins:
- a CDS encoding Aldo-keto reductase YhdN, which produces MSSLSPQETFRLGPFIAPRVWVGLWQLSSNAWGSAPVSKVRQGMGRHVDMGYTAFADHYGSAELIFGQFRASLPSPEKVIGATKWCVFDKNVSPSRSFVQSAIEERMVRMRTTSVDLLQFHWGDYSDKGYITALIHLADLRNEGKISAIGLCNFDAIRTDEICTELGPGVIVSNQVQFSIIDTRVLHGLADVCHKHGIKLLTYGTLCGGFLSDKWLGSPEPDLYSGDLTPSQRKYLDMIVKAWGTWELFQSLLVVLRTIGDRHGRSIANVATRWVLDHSFVGAVIIGARLGLSEHPDENRQIFGFRLTPQDNAVIETVLDRSNGRTIITSIGDCGAEYR; this is translated from the exons AtgtcttctctttctcctcaaGAAACCTTTCGCCTAGGACCTTTCATTGCCCCAAGAGTCTGGGTTGGCCTATGGCAGCTTTCCAGCAATGCTTGGGGTAGTGCACCAGTTTCAAAAGTACGCCAGGGAATGGGACGCCATGTCGATATGGGTTATACGGCCTTTG CTGACCATTACGGGAGTGCAGAACTGATCTTC GGCCAGTTTCGAGCGTCTTTACCTTCACCAGAAAAAGTCATCGGTGCGACAAAATGGTGTGTTTTCGACAAGAATGTGTCTCCCTCTCGAAGTTTCGTCCAGTCTGCCATCGAAGAGCGCATGGTGCGCATGAGAACAACCAGTGTTGACTTGTTGCAA TTTCATTGGGGCGACTATTCTGACAAGGGTTACATCACTGCACTGATACACCTCGCAGACCTTAGAAACGAGGGAAAAATTTCAGCCATAGGCTTGTGCAACTTCGATGCAATCAGAACAGATGAAATATGCACTGAGCTAGGCCCTGGGGTCATCGTTTCGAACCAAGTTCAG TTCTCGATAATAGACACCAGAGTTCTACACGGATTAGCTGATGTTTGTCACAAACATGGAATCAAGCTTCTAACATATGGGACATTG TGTGGCGGCTTCTTATCAGATAAATGGCTGGGGTCTCCTGAGCCTGATCTGTATTCCGGAGATCTCACGCCCTCTCAGCGAAAG TATCTGGACATGATAGTGAAAGCGTGGGGAACTTGGGAGTTATTTCAGTCGCTGCTGGTTGTATTGCGCACGATCGGTGATCGTCACGGCAGAAGCATTGCAAATGTTGCCACTCGTTGGGTGCTAGATCATTCTTTTGTCGGGGCCGTCATCATAG GGGCGCGACTGGGACTTTCGGAGCATCCTGATGAAAACCGACAAATATTCGGCTTCCGTTTGACTCCCCAAGATAATGCCGTCATAGAGACAGTCCTAGATCGTTCCAATGGCAGAACTATTATTACGTCAATAGGCGATTGTGGGGCAGAATATCGATAA